DNA sequence from the Parambassis ranga chromosome 1, fParRan2.1, whole genome shotgun sequence genome:
GGAAGACAACTGTAACAAACTCTCTTATCATGTTggttataataaataaaaaataatttaaaaaaaatagaagaggCTGCCTTGTGTTTAGAAGTCTTCTCTTTAAGTTTAGTTTTCATTGTGAATGTATAAATTGTTTATTTGGTTTTGCTAATATACTATAAATTAAATCAACTTAAGAAgatatatttaataataataatattatataataataataataataaattatacttttccttaaaaaaaaaaaacaattgcatAGATAGGTGCGAGgccaaggaaaaaaaatgaaagaaaacacttgTTTCTTGACTTTTACATTGCTGACCTGAAAAATACAtcacaaaacacataaaaatgaaacatttcacaAAAATGTGAGCATCACAGGTTTCCTTCAACTCTGGGTTTCTCTGTCCCTCAGGTGCCGACATGAAGCTGGGGTTGCTGCTGGTGCTGGCTGTGGCAGTTGTGCTGCCCAGCCTTTCTGAGAGCCGCATCGTCTCCAAATGCGAGCTGAAAAAGAAGCTTGAGAAAGCCATCAAGCTGCCGAGCAACCTTGAGAAAATGAAGGATAAGATCATTTCAAGAGGTGAGGTCACAAATAGCTGCCCTCCGAACTCCTAGTAAAAATATGGGCATATTAGTAGAATACTGGCATCGACTTGTTTAAACTCTTAATATGATTAAGACGTGTTGGTTTTATAAGGCTAGAATAATAAAAGGGGGAATTCATCTTTAAATGCTATAAAAGGCTGTAACCATTTATTTCTGTGCAGTTGAACCCATGTCTCAGATGATGGTACTGAGTGCAGGTTTGACTTTAATGACCTGACTATGGTCATGAAAGAGAGTTTGTCTAATGTAATAGGTGGCAATAGTGCTTAGTTTCAATTGTATGTGTCATAGGAAACCAACAAAAGTGTACTGCAGATACAAACCTTGTGAGACACCAATTCTGAAGTCTTTAGAAATGAGTTTTCATCATTATGATAAATAGCCTGAGTACAAGTAGCTCCTATTTTCAAAGAGTCTGTGTAAACAGTATAATGtaatagttttattttctttccttaTGATAGAACTATTAGACACTGAATAGATGGAATCACGCAAATTATATATATTCAGTAACAGCACAGGTGCCCAGGTTCCTATCAATCAGGGGTGTGGCGTGTAGAACCCAGCAACAATCACAACAACTCAAAGGACATGCTGCATGTTAAAAGAAGTGAGCCATGCTGATTAccatcttcttctcttcctttccTCGTTTGCTCTCTGCTTGCATGTCTGGATTGTTGCAGTTGTCTGTGAAGTGAGCAGGACATCCAACCTGAACAGCAATTTGATCAAGGTGATTGGCACACGCATGACCACCTCTGCTCcgaacaccaccaccaccaccaccgctactactactactactactactactacctCTCCTACTACTACTCCTACTATTCCTAccgacaccaccaccacctctgctCCTActcctaccaccaccaccaccaccactactcCTACTGACACCACCACAGACAGCAGGCGAAAGCGGGAGGCTGACTTAGACAGCATGGATGTTGAAAATATCGATATGAAGACAGAGGAACTGCTGAACAGGGAGGAAAACAGGTTtgatgaggaggaggtagaGGAAGACGACAACCACCTCAGTGATGAGAGCAAAGAAGTCGATGATGGGAAACGTAAAAAACGACCCCCCCACAAACAGCGTGTCCTTTGGTCCCTTGGTTATTACGGACTCTTCCAGCTGTCTGACAGCCACTTCTGTGACTCAGGCTATCGCTGGTCCAGAAATGTCTGCCGATCTTCCTGCACAGGTGAGTCTATACATCAAAGACAAGACTAAAGAAACAGTAATGAATTATTTATTCAGATACACTTGAGATAACATCTTTTTCTTTCCCGTGAAGCGTTTactgatgatgacatcacagatgaCATCGAGTGCTTTGTAAAGTCCAACCTGTGGTGGTGAGTTCCTGTACAGCCAACACACATTACTGGGAGGTTGGACCTGTCATAGTATATTTCATGTCAACTACTTTAGTAacgttttgttgttgttgtttttccatcAAACAGGTATTACGTGCGGAGTGCCACTTACAACTGCCAGTTTGAAAATATCCTCAACAATTGTTGAGGAGCTGCTGTGAAGGCACATTTTCTACCTGCAGTAACACACGCACCACCTTTGTGTGATCAACCTCCAACATGAGCTAGCaaatatcatcacactgcaggcTAGACCTCCACGCCCTCCACAAATCAAAGATGAATGGCACTGTATTTGTCATTTGGGTATCTTTATTCTTAatcatttacacattttcatattaaaaaaaCTAGATCTATGCATTGTATGCCGAGTATGATCTGGCATGTATATGCCTTTACCTTTAATCAGTCTTCTCTCTCAGATTTCTTAGTGGTGCAAATGTGATCATGAAAAATGAGCATTTTTGTACCCTTTGCTTTCTGTGATCTTTCAATAAATATGTTTTGCTCcgcaaagtgtgtgtttgtgcttttataAAAATAACCAGCATTTACGAACCAGGCTATATATTCTGCTACAGCAATGACCATCTATAACCATGCTTGCACCTCCACTTGATAAACAACACTCGAAAGTATAACTAATCAAAGAG
Encoded proteins:
- the LOC114439708 gene encoding bypass of stop codon protein 1-like, which gives rise to MKLGLLLVLAVAVVLPSLSESRIVSKCELKKKLEKAIKLPSNLEKMKDKIISRVVCEVSRTSNLNSNLIKVIGTRMTTSAPNTTTTTTATTTTTTTTTSPTTTPTIPTDTTTTSAPTPTTTTTTTTPTDTTTDSRRKREADLDSMDVENIDMKTEELLNREENRFDEEEVEEDDNHLSDESKEVDDGKRKKRPPHKQRVLWSLGYYGLFQLSDSHFCDSGYRWSRNVCRSSCTAFTDDDITDDIECFVKSNLWWYYVRSATYNCQFENILNNC